In a single window of the Phycisphaerales bacterium genome:
- a CDS encoding SIMPL domain-containing protein, whose amino-acid sequence MEYHVRLHLASAALVVTLGLIVSLITSTAIASRAYRDRGREATRDQQTITVKGSTRQQITSDNAVWTIAVGGRGKTLPEAYESLAAGSDRVRAFLRDAGFTDPQIGEAAIDTTTHYARDQEGNATREISEYTLERRFVVTTPDVQRVHQSAGRVTELIREGVQVYSRPPQYYYTDLAQLRVDLMAAASADARARAENIATSTGCRLGVLRNAQMGVIQITEPLSTEVSSYGLYDTSTIEKDVRAVVTATFGIEAG is encoded by the coding sequence ATGGAGTATCACGTCCGTCTGCACCTCGCCAGTGCCGCCCTTGTCGTCACCCTCGGCCTCATCGTCAGTTTGATCACCAGTACGGCCATCGCCTCGCGGGCCTATCGCGATCGCGGCCGCGAGGCCACGCGCGATCAGCAGACCATCACCGTCAAGGGCTCGACGCGGCAGCAGATTACTTCGGACAACGCCGTCTGGACGATCGCCGTAGGCGGGCGCGGCAAGACGCTGCCGGAAGCGTACGAATCGCTCGCCGCCGGCAGTGACCGCGTCCGGGCGTTCCTTCGCGACGCCGGCTTCACCGATCCGCAGATAGGTGAAGCCGCCATCGATACGACCACCCACTACGCCCGCGACCAGGAGGGCAACGCAACCCGCGAAATCTCAGAGTACACACTCGAGCGGCGCTTCGTAGTCACCACTCCGGACGTCCAGCGAGTGCACCAGTCCGCCGGGCGCGTCACCGAGTTGATTCGCGAAGGTGTGCAGGTGTACTCCCGCCCGCCCCAGTATTACTACACCGACCTCGCCCAGCTCCGGGTAGACCTGATGGCCGCGGCCTCCGCCGATGCCCGGGCCCGTGCGGAGAACATCGCAACGAGCACCGGCTGCCGTCTGGGGGTATTGCGGAATGCGCAGATGGGAGTCATCCAGATCACGGAGCCGCTCTCCACCGAAGTGAGCAGCTACGGGCTGTATGACACCAGCACAATCGAGAAGGACGTGCGGGCCGTTGTCACCGCCACTTTCGGGATCGAAGCCGGGTAG
- a CDS encoding NAD(P)-dependent alcohol dehydrogenase, whose translation MPLKSAAYAALSATSPLAPFVIDRRDLGPHDVHIDILFCGVCHSDLHTARGEWPGITFPVVPGHEIVGRVSALGSEVTRFRLGQHAAVGCLVDSCRTCGNCAVGLEQYCQQGATFTYASPDAHLPGQSTYGGYARSIVVDERFVLRVPEQPNLAAVAPLLCAGITTYSPLRHWQAGPERKVGIVGLGGLGHMGVKLSHAFGAHTVLFTTSESKAEDARRLGADEVVLSRDAAAMQRQAGSFDFILDTVAVPHDLDAYTHLLRRDGTLCLVGAPAAPHPSPGIWNLLLGRRSIAGSAIGGLPETQEMLDFCAARGIVSDVELIPIQLINEAYERMLRGDVRYRFVIDMSTLE comes from the coding sequence ATGCCTTTGAAGAGCGCCGCCTATGCAGCGTTGAGCGCCACGAGCCCGCTTGCCCCTTTTGTCATCGACCGCCGCGACCTTGGTCCTCACGATGTCCACATCGACATTCTCTTCTGCGGCGTTTGTCATTCCGACCTGCACACCGCCCGCGGCGAGTGGCCCGGCATCACCTTCCCGGTCGTCCCCGGCCACGAGATCGTTGGTCGCGTTAGCGCACTGGGCTCCGAGGTCACCCGCTTTCGGCTTGGCCAGCACGCGGCTGTCGGTTGCCTTGTTGATTCCTGCCGCACCTGTGGAAATTGTGCCGTCGGGCTGGAGCAGTATTGTCAGCAGGGGGCTACGTTCACCTATGCGAGCCCGGATGCGCACCTGCCGGGCCAGTCGACGTATGGCGGCTACGCACGGAGCATCGTGGTGGACGAGCGCTTCGTGCTGCGCGTGCCGGAGCAGCCGAATCTCGCGGCGGTGGCCCCCTTGCTGTGTGCCGGCATTACAACGTATTCGCCGTTGCGGCACTGGCAGGCCGGCCCGGAAAGGAAGGTTGGCATCGTGGGGCTTGGCGGGTTGGGGCACATGGGGGTGAAGCTGTCGCACGCGTTCGGGGCCCACACGGTCCTGTTTACGACGTCGGAGTCGAAGGCGGAGGATGCGCGCCGGCTGGGAGCGGACGAGGTTGTGCTGTCGCGTGATGCGGCGGCGATGCAGCGGCAGGCCGGCAGCTTCGATTTCATTCTGGATACGGTGGCGGTGCCGCACGATCTCGATGCGTATACACACCTGCTGCGGCGCGACGGCACGCTGTGCCTGGTGGGTGCGCCCGCCGCGCCGCACCCTTCGCCGGGCATCTGGAACCTGTTGCTGGGCCGGCGCAGCATCGCGGGTTCGGCCATCGGCGGCCTGCCGGAGACGCAGGAGATGCTGGATTTCTGTGCGGCGCGCGGCATCGTAAGTGACGTGGAACTCATTCCGATTCAGCTGATCAATGAGGCGTACGAGCGAATGTTGCGTGGCGACGTGCGCTACCGTTTTGTAATCGACATGTCCACGCTGGAGTGA
- a CDS encoding MBL fold metallo-hydrolase produces the protein MATITEIAPKIYRISILYREINLQFNHFLVLDDEPLLYHTGMRRMFPEVRAAVQRLLDPAQLRWISFGHFEVDECGSLNDWLQIAPQAQAVAGVVGTLVNLTDYADRPPRALHADETFSTGQFRFRYRPTPHLPHGWDAGVLFEETNRVLFCSDLFTHNGDVEPLTESDILGRARQSLVEFQAGPLMDYMPYTPNTRPLLENLAALGPRVLATMHGSSFAGDGAKALRDLDGVMKEMLGAPHRTA, from the coding sequence ATGGCCACGATCACCGAGATTGCTCCGAAGATTTACCGCATCAGCATCCTGTATCGCGAGATCAACCTGCAATTCAACCACTTCCTTGTGCTGGATGACGAACCGCTGCTCTATCACACCGGCATGCGTCGCATGTTCCCGGAGGTGCGCGCGGCTGTGCAGCGACTCCTCGACCCGGCGCAGCTCCGCTGGATCAGCTTTGGCCATTTCGAAGTGGACGAATGTGGCTCCCTCAACGATTGGCTGCAGATCGCTCCGCAGGCCCAGGCGGTCGCGGGGGTGGTCGGCACGCTCGTCAACCTCACCGACTACGCCGATCGTCCGCCCCGGGCGCTGCACGCCGACGAAACGTTCAGCACCGGCCAATTCCGTTTTCGTTATCGTCCCACGCCCCATCTGCCGCACGGCTGGGACGCAGGCGTGCTCTTCGAAGAGACAAACCGCGTGTTGTTCTGTTCCGACCTCTTCACTCACAATGGCGACGTGGAGCCGTTGACGGAATCGGACATCCTCGGGCGCGCGCGACAATCACTCGTCGAGTTTCAGGCGGGACCACTGATGGATTACATGCCCTACACGCCGAACACGCGCCCGCTGCTGGAGAATCTTGCCGCGCTCGGGCCGCGCGTGCTGGCGACCATGCACGGCAGTTCCTTTGCCGGAGACGGCGCCAAGGCACTCCGCGATCTGGATGGGGTGATGAAGGAAATGCTCGGAGCTCCGCACAGAACGGCTTGA
- a CDS encoding site-specific DNA-methyltransferase: MQFLNHGSKTVVLREYAPPSIRRLRESQSAIPALAKDEAAAREIEAVLPTLPTSHVLRRADARELDDLPDESVHLVITSPPYWTLKQYNDSAGQLGSMPDYDRFLAELDRVWHNCFRLLVAGGRLICIVGDVCLSRRKNGGRHTVVPLHASIQEHCRTIGYDNLAPIIWYKIANATLEASGNGGGFLGKPYEPNAVIKNDIEFILMQRKPGGYRSPSFLERAYSVVPDALHKVWFRQIGADVPSASTRDHPAPFPVELAMRLIRMFSFVGDTVFDPFLGSGTTSLAAWQTGRNSLGVEIDSEYLALAARRFRQHTGTLTSRHHLSVDL, translated from the coding sequence ATGCAATTCTTGAACCACGGGTCGAAGACCGTCGTGTTGCGGGAGTACGCGCCGCCCAGCATCCGGCGCTTGCGCGAGTCCCAGAGCGCGATTCCGGCACTCGCCAAGGACGAGGCGGCCGCCCGCGAGATCGAGGCGGTCTTGCCGACTCTCCCGACCAGCCACGTGCTGCGCCGTGCAGACGCGCGTGAGCTGGATGATCTGCCGGACGAGAGCGTACACCTCGTCATTACGTCACCACCGTACTGGACGCTAAAGCAATACAACGACAGCGCTGGACAACTCGGCAGCATGCCTGACTACGATCGGTTCCTGGCCGAGCTCGACCGGGTATGGCACAATTGCTTTCGACTGCTCGTGGCCGGTGGCCGACTGATCTGCATCGTTGGCGACGTGTGCCTCTCCCGGCGCAAGAACGGCGGCAGGCACACGGTAGTCCCGCTGCATGCCTCGATTCAGGAGCATTGTCGCACAATCGGATACGACAACCTCGCTCCGATCATCTGGTACAAGATCGCGAACGCGACGCTCGAAGCGTCGGGCAACGGGGGCGGCTTCCTCGGTAAGCCCTACGAGCCGAACGCCGTGATCAAGAACGACATTGAGTTCATCCTGATGCAGCGTAAGCCCGGTGGGTATCGCAGCCCCAGTTTCCTGGAGCGGGCTTACAGTGTCGTTCCCGATGCGTTGCACAAGGTGTGGTTTCGGCAGATTGGGGCTGACGTCCCCAGCGCTTCAACACGCGATCATCCGGCGCCGTTTCCCGTCGAGCTTGCCATGCGGCTCATTCGCATGTTCAGTTTCGTCGGTGACACCGTCTTCGATCCGTTCCTGGGGTCGGGAACAACCAGCTTGGCAGCGTGGCAAACCGGCCGAAACAGTCTCGGAGTTGAGATCGACAGCGAGTACCTCGCGCTTGCCGCCCGACGGTTCCGCCAACATACCGGAACACTGACAAGCCGCCACCATCTCAGCGTCGACCTGTAG
- the uvrA gene encoding excinuclease ABC subunit UvrA yields the protein MSKRTRRVSIEAPTPLPPAADAGAPPAENVRDDRSFIHVNGAREHNLRNVALSLPKNRLICLTGVSGSGKSSLAFDTLYAEGQRRYIESLSAYARQFLGQLPKPDVDQITGLSPSISIQQKTSGWNPRSTVGTITQIHDYARVLFARAGTQHCPQCGDTISAQTREQMVGRVLALPEQTRLLILAPKIRAQKGEYRDLFQELLHTGFVRARVDGQIIELAEPPTLDRYRRHDIEVVIDRLTVRSNARSRIAEALDLALEIGSGTALLHVLADREATTPRRAAQHDGHDILLSAGFACTRCGLGFEPPSPQMLSFNSPQGMCPHCDGLGTRFDFDPELLITDPTKNLLAPCIAALRHKPGRWARHFYEGVAQHLDFDLRTPWNKLSSAARRALLYGTGDAHITFEWRGRGGSWKHGGKFEGIIADLHARHRKSGSALVRRFYEQFMRQARCARCNGGRLMPQALAVRLTGHADGPDQPPAALNIDEACRLPIRRALTYFEHLVLDEVQTLIAAEPLKEIRARLHFLLDVGLDYLTLDRPAPTLSGGESQRIRLASQIGSGLVGVLYVLDEPSIGLHPRDNLRLLASLQRLRDMGNTVVVVEHDRDTMTAADFVVDFGPGPGSRGGLVVASGSVAEVAAHPDSLTGAFLSGREAIVVPATRRPITVPATATGTPSTARSRRLQSPPPAR from the coding sequence ATGAGCAAGCGCACCCGCCGGGTTTCGATCGAAGCTCCCACGCCGCTTCCGCCCGCGGCAGACGCCGGTGCGCCTCCCGCCGAGAACGTGCGTGATGATCGCTCTTTCATTCATGTGAACGGCGCGCGCGAACACAACCTCCGCAACGTTGCACTATCTCTGCCAAAGAATCGCCTGATCTGCCTGACGGGCGTTTCCGGCAGCGGGAAGAGCAGTCTCGCGTTCGACACGCTTTACGCCGAGGGGCAGCGCCGCTACATCGAGTCGCTCAGCGCCTACGCCCGGCAGTTCCTCGGCCAGCTCCCCAAGCCCGACGTCGATCAGATCACCGGGCTATCCCCGTCGATTTCGATCCAGCAGAAAACCAGTGGCTGGAATCCGCGCAGCACCGTCGGCACCATTACCCAGATTCACGACTACGCTCGTGTGCTTTTCGCCCGCGCCGGCACGCAGCACTGTCCCCAGTGTGGCGACACGATCAGCGCCCAGACGCGCGAACAGATGGTCGGTCGCGTGCTGGCTCTGCCCGAGCAGACCCGCTTGCTGATCCTCGCGCCGAAGATCCGTGCACAAAAGGGGGAGTATCGTGACCTCTTCCAGGAATTGCTGCACACCGGTTTCGTCCGGGCGCGCGTCGACGGCCAGATCATCGAACTCGCCGAGCCCCCCACGCTTGACCGCTATCGTCGCCACGACATCGAAGTGGTCATCGACCGGCTCACGGTCCGCTCCAATGCCCGCAGCCGCATCGCCGAAGCTCTCGATCTCGCTCTCGAAATCGGGTCTGGCACGGCCCTCCTGCATGTTCTCGCCGATCGCGAAGCAACCACCCCACGACGCGCGGCGCAGCATGACGGGCACGACATCCTGCTCTCGGCCGGTTTTGCCTGCACCCGATGCGGGCTGGGTTTTGAGCCGCCGAGCCCACAGATGCTGAGCTTCAACAGTCCGCAGGGCATGTGCCCGCACTGCGACGGATTAGGCACCCGTTTCGATTTTGATCCCGAGCTGCTCATCACCGATCCGACCAAGAACCTGCTGGCGCCATGCATCGCCGCACTGCGCCACAAACCCGGTCGCTGGGCACGGCACTTCTACGAAGGCGTGGCACAGCACCTCGACTTCGATTTGCGCACCCCGTGGAACAAGCTATCCAGCGCAGCCCGGCGTGCGCTGCTGTACGGCACCGGCGATGCACACATCACGTTCGAATGGCGCGGACGCGGGGGGTCGTGGAAGCACGGCGGCAAGTTCGAGGGCATCATCGCCGATCTGCACGCCCGCCACCGGAAGTCCGGCTCCGCCCTCGTGCGCCGTTTTTACGAGCAATTCATGCGGCAGGCACGTTGTGCCCGGTGTAACGGGGGGCGCCTGATGCCTCAGGCCCTCGCCGTCCGTCTGACCGGGCATGCCGACGGACCGGACCAGCCCCCCGCCGCGCTGAATATCGATGAGGCCTGCCGCCTGCCGATCCGCCGGGCATTGACCTACTTCGAGCATCTCGTTCTCGACGAGGTTCAGACCTTGATTGCGGCTGAGCCCCTCAAGGAAATTCGGGCACGTTTGCACTTTCTGCTGGATGTCGGCCTCGACTATCTCACACTCGATCGCCCCGCACCCACACTGTCCGGTGGCGAATCGCAGCGGATCCGACTCGCCAGTCAGATCGGTTCGGGCCTGGTGGGGGTGCTCTATGTGCTGGATGAGCCCAGTATCGGCCTGCACCCACGCGACAACCTGCGGCTGCTCGCTTCGCTTCAGCGGCTGCGCGACATGGGCAATACGGTCGTCGTCGTAGAGCACGACCGCGACACGATGACGGCGGCCGACTTCGTCGTGGATTTCGGCCCGGGGCCCGGGTCGCGCGGCGGCCTTGTCGTGGCCAGCGGTTCGGTGGCCGAAGTAGCGGCACATCCGGACTCGCTGACGGGAGCGTTCCTCTCCGGCCGAGAAGCGATCGTGGTCCCAGCGACGCGTCGGCCGATCACCGTACCCGCGACGGCGACCGGCACTCCGTCCACCGCGCGCTCCCGCCGGTTACAGTCCCCCCCGCCGGCGCGTTGA
- a CDS encoding DUF2617 family protein — MNNTEMSNATLQAVDLHLFLFERPLHPELFQRYATFRVEQGRYHADIWIIGLSHVLSLTIGSKCLTEVLSREGDVPASRGVVTRFRLKGERDHERSTPDGWNYMVSTQVETMDEALYKSVHNDLLRHTEKRGWFQAYEHMADGDLVPFTYMDHEARDREFHLHAFHAFPAERTLVKTQSIIELPG, encoded by the coding sequence ATGAACAACACCGAAATGAGCAATGCGACACTGCAGGCCGTCGACCTGCATTTATTCCTGTTTGAGCGCCCGTTGCATCCTGAACTCTTTCAACGGTATGCCACCTTCCGAGTAGAGCAAGGTCGTTATCATGCCGACATTTGGATTATCGGTCTAAGCCACGTGCTCTCACTCACGATTGGCAGCAAGTGTTTGACCGAAGTGTTATCGCGGGAGGGCGATGTTCCGGCTTCGCGCGGCGTTGTGACGCGCTTCCGGCTGAAGGGGGAACGGGATCACGAGCGCAGCACGCCCGACGGGTGGAATTACATGGTCAGCACCCAGGTCGAGACCATGGACGAAGCGCTCTACAAATCCGTCCACAACGATCTTTTGCGCCACACCGAGAAGCGCGGCTGGTTCCAGGCCTACGAACACATGGCCGACGGTGACCTTGTGCCATTCACCTACATGGATCACGAGGCCCGCGATCGCGAGTTCCACCTGCATGCGTTCCACGCCTTCCCGGCCGAACGCACGCTGGTGAAAACCCAGTCGATCATCGAACTCCCCGGCTAG
- a CDS encoding DUF971 domain-containing protein codes for MDGDATRPVEIELQRPSTLRMRWADGLVGVISLPVLRRACPCATCRTEREERNEGALPMVPAGGAAQRMTAIETLELVGHYALRPTWADGHTSGIYSYELLRALCVEATGTQSAEQTP; via the coding sequence ATGGATGGCGACGCAACACGGCCGGTCGAGATAGAGCTTCAACGGCCGTCCACCCTGCGCATGCGCTGGGCAGACGGCCTGGTCGGGGTGATTTCCCTGCCCGTGCTACGGCGCGCGTGCCCCTGTGCGACCTGTCGGACAGAGCGGGAGGAGCGTAACGAGGGTGCATTGCCGATGGTCCCTGCGGGGGGGGCCGCCCAACGAATGACAGCCATTGAGACACTTGAATTGGTGGGGCATTACGCGCTGCGACCCACTTGGGCAGACGGGCACACCAGCGGTATTTACAGTTATGAACTGCTGCGGGCCTTGTGCGTAGAAGCAACAGGGACGCAGTCCGCGGAGCAGACTCCGTGA
- a CDS encoding acetyl-CoA carboxylase carboxyltransferase subunit alpha, with translation MNKTTSPSTAQAGSVTSVLEFEKPLVKMEQEIARLEAVQADSGRDYSEVIAGIRAQLQTLLHQSYANLTAWEKVLVARHPRRPLARDYIRMLADDFYELHGDKLYGDDHAIVCGFARLAGHRVMLVANQKGRETREKIDVNFGCAHPEGYRKALQKMQLAAKFRVPIVSLVDTPGAYPGVESEERGIARAIAVSLMEMSRLPTPIAACVIGEGGSGGALGIAIADQVAVMEHAYYSVISPEGCAAILWKEGSYASRAAEALRLTPSELKRLELIDAIVPEPLGAAHRDPEGAARNLEDWLGKTLRDLKRLKLDTLLKRRYDRLRKLGSFIVDTSPEAEAPTAKSVGRRAPRFRNPAPAGPKA, from the coding sequence ATGAACAAGACGACATCACCCTCCACTGCACAGGCAGGGAGTGTTACCAGCGTGCTCGAATTCGAGAAGCCCCTCGTCAAGATGGAGCAGGAGATTGCCCGTCTGGAAGCGGTCCAGGCCGATTCAGGTCGGGATTACTCCGAAGTCATTGCGGGCATCCGGGCACAGCTTCAGACTCTTCTGCACCAATCGTATGCCAATCTGACCGCATGGGAGAAGGTCCTCGTGGCCCGGCACCCTCGTCGGCCACTCGCGCGGGACTATATCCGCATGCTCGCCGATGACTTCTACGAGTTGCACGGGGACAAGCTGTACGGCGATGACCACGCGATCGTGTGCGGATTCGCCCGGCTGGCGGGCCATCGCGTGATGCTCGTGGCGAATCAGAAGGGGCGGGAAACCCGTGAAAAAATCGATGTGAACTTCGGCTGTGCCCACCCCGAGGGCTATCGCAAGGCGCTGCAGAAGATGCAACTCGCCGCGAAGTTTCGTGTGCCGATCGTATCGCTCGTGGACACCCCCGGCGCATACCCGGGCGTCGAGTCCGAGGAACGTGGTATCGCCCGGGCAATCGCTGTCAGTCTCATGGAGATGTCCCGCCTGCCAACGCCGATTGCCGCCTGTGTCATCGGCGAGGGTGGCAGCGGCGGCGCCCTCGGCATCGCCATCGCCGACCAGGTGGCCGTGATGGAGCACGCGTATTACTCCGTCATCAGCCCCGAGGGATGCGCTGCAATTCTTTGGAAGGAAGGAAGTTACGCTTCGCGCGCTGCAGAAGCGCTGCGCCTGACGCCCTCAGAACTCAAGCGCCTTGAACTGATCGACGCGATCGTCCCCGAGCCCCTCGGCGCCGCCCACCGCGATCCCGAGGGTGCTGCCCGGAATCTTGAGGATTGGCTGGGCAAGACCCTGCGTGATCTGAAGCGACTCAAGCTCGACACACTGCTCAAGCGGCGCTACGACCGCCTGCGGAAGCTCGGCAGTTTCATTGTCGACACAAGCCCCGAAGCCGAAGCGCCGACCGCCAAATCGGTCGGGCGTCGCGCACCACGGTTCCGCAATCCTGCACCGGCTGGCCCGAAGGCCTAA